In Mercenaria mercenaria strain notata chromosome 13, MADL_Memer_1, whole genome shotgun sequence, a single window of DNA contains:
- the LOC123528995 gene encoding histone-lysine N-methyltransferase SETMAR-like, whose amino-acid sequence MSKIDISCGSENFPINLEDVKLQTKLSNFQYVCCNIPGPGTYTMDFEDQLQGCTCPGKSCDISVNTKCTCMTYGSSYTADARLHKMPSSKKEITVFNECNSLCTCSSSCTNRVVQHGITTRLEVFWVEDKGLCLRTLEPIECGKFVCEYAGEVLTREEAKRRAEKQNKDDMNYIFVLNEHFTSGIHTTYIDPCKIGNVGRFISHSCEPNLSIYPVRVHNLVPKVCLFTARDICANEELTYDYGQNDDQLQRNTEGDKKICKCKSDACKGFLPFDLSVLK is encoded by the exons ATGTCGAAAATAGATATTTCATGCGGATCTGAGAACTTTCCTATCAATTTGGAAGATGTAAAACTGCAGACAAAACTGTCAAAT tttcagtatgTCTGCTGTAATATTCCTGGGCCTGGTACATACACCATGGATTTTGAAGACCAGCTTCAGGGTTGCACCTGTCCTGGAAAATCATGTGATATATCAGTAAACACGAAATGCACGTGCATGACATATGGATCTTCATATACGGCTGATGCAAGACTTCACAAAATGCCATCCTCAAAAAAGGAGATTACTGTATTTAATGAGTGTAACTCACTCTGTACGTGCTCCAGTTCGTGCACTAACAGAGTTGTGCAGCATGGTATAACTACCCGACTTGAAGTGTTCTGGGTCGAGGATAAAGGTTTATGTCTCCGTACTCTGGAACCTATAGAATGTGGAAAATTTGTTTGCGAATATGCTGGGGAAGTTCTTACGCGTGAGGAAGCTAAAAGAAgggcagaaaaacaaaataaagatgatatgaattatatttttgtgttgaatGAACATTTCACATCCGGTATTCATACCACTTACATTGATCCTTGTAAAATTGGTAATGTTGGGAGATTCATAAGTCATTCTTGTGAACCGAATCTGTCGATATATCCTGTCCGCGTGCATAATCTTGTGCCAAAGGTTTGTTTATTTACTGCACGTGATATCTGTGCAAATGAAGAGTTGACATATGACTATGGCCAAAATGATGACCAGTTACAAAGAAATACAGAGGGGGACAAAAAGATTTGTAAATGCAAGTCTGACGCATGTAAGGGATTTCTTCCTTTTGATCTTTCTGTATTGAAATAG